GCAAAGGCGATGGCTGTGGCCAGCGCGCCTGCACCCGCAAGGAACTTTTTCATTCCACTTTCCTCCCATTGTTGCGTCCATTTTCTCGAGGCCCGTCCATTCGAACTATTAGCCTTGAGGATCCCGTCCGCGCTCCCCGCGCTTTCGGGCATTTCTTCTTGATGGATCTCCGCCTCAGCCGATCGATGAGGTATCGAGAGGCCGCCGCGTGGTGTTAAGTAGTATGCCAACTCACTAAACATCACAAGTCTCGAAATGCGCGGCACAGCGTAATTTACGGCAGTGTTTCATACCACTCCGCACTTTAAGTTCGCCGCACCGCAACATTCAGGGTGATTCTTGTGCTGCACTGGCGAACTTCCCATCCGCTCACTTTTTTACTGAACGGAAGTACTAAACTTTATAAACATGCTGTATATGCGAATCCGAGCACCTCGTCGATAGAATCCCTCATTTTTTGCGTTGCGCACCTCATTCTTTCCAGCCACCGTGCAGCGATGATGGATCACCCTCGCCGCCCTACTCTTGTTGATGTCGCAGAAGTCGCCCAGGTGAGCCTCGCGACGGTCGACCGGGTTTTTAATCGTCGCCCCGGCGTCAGTGCACGTACGGTGGAACGTGTCGAGCAGGCACTGGTGAAACTCGGCTACCGGCCGGACCCGGCGGCGGTTCGCCTCGCCCGCGGGATCCGGTTCAATTTCTGCTTCGTCCTCCCGACCGGCACCAACACCTTCATGGCCCAGCTGGCAAATCAGGTTCAGCGTTCGCTGGATTGGCTGGATGATCAGAACGCGTTCGGCGATCTGCTGCGTGTAAATGTGTTCGATCCACAAACGCTGGCGGCGACCTTGCGTGGCCTCGTCGGTCGATACCACGGCGCCGCCATCGTCGCCCTCGACCATCCGATGGTCCGTGATGCCATCGATGAACTCGTCGAAAGCGGCATGGTCGTCGTCACACTGGTGTCGGATGCGCCGACCTCGCGACGCCACCGCTTTGTCGGCATCGACAACGCGGCCGCAGGTCGTACCGCAGGCACTCTCCTTGGACGATTCTCGAAAGGTAGCCGAGGATCTGTCGGTGTGATCGCCGGCAGCCTCGCCCTGCGCGACCATGCTGACCGGCTGTTCGGCTTCCAGCAAGTAATTGCCGCAGAGTTTGCCGATCTGTCACCCCTGCCCACCCTTGAGGGCCATGACGATGCGGTCCGGTGCCGGGAACTCACCACGACGCTGTTGCGCGACCATGCTGACCTTATCGGCATTTACAGCATCGGGGCAGGTACCCGTGGCATCGTCGAGGCTTTGGTGGCTGCCGGCAAGGAGTACCAGATCCTTTTCATCGGCCACGAGCTCACGGAATTTTCACGCAGCTACCTCATACAGGGCAGCATGGATGCCGTGATCAATCAGGATTCCGGCCACGAGGCACGATCCGCCGCCAGGGTACTTCTCGCGCACTGCAGCGGCCAACCGATGATCGACGACCAGGAGCGCATTCGGATCGATATTTTCCTGCGGGACAATCTGCCATGATGTCTGAGGGATGCCATGTTCATCGGCATTGACCTCGGCACCTCGTCGGTCAAGTGCATTCTCATCGATGAAGACGATCGGGTAGTCGCCACGACGAGCGACGCCCTGACAACCAGCCGACCCGCACCCACCCATTCGGAACAGAATCCGGAATCCTGGTGGAAGGCGACCTTGACGGCCCTGGACCAACTGGCCGGTACGGCTCCTGGCGCCATGGCATCGGTTACCGGGATCGGCCTCTCCGGGCAGATGCACGGCGCCATCTTGCTCGACGCGCAGGACCGCGTCCTGCGCCCCTGCATTCTCTGGAATGATGGACGCGCCACAACTGAATGTGCCGAACTTGAGGCGGCTTGGCCGGCACTACGGGAGGTAACCGGCAATGCCGCCATGCCGGGCTTTACCGCGCCCAAACTACTCTGGATCAGGAAGCACGAGCCGGAGATATTCGCCGCGATAGCCAGAGTCCTGCTGCCGAAGACCTATCTGCGCCTGCGCCTCACCGGCGAGAATGTTGAAGACATGTCCGACGCGTCGGGTACGCTCTGGCTCGACGTCGCCAGGCGCGACTGGTCCGATGCAGCACTCGACGCGACAGGGCTGTCACGCCGGCAGATGCCGCGCCTCGTTGAAGGCACCATGCCAACAGGGCGCCTGAGGTCCGATCTGGCACAGCGATGGGGCATGATGACACCACCCATCCTGGCCGGCGGCGCCGGCGACAACGCGGCCGGTGCCGTCGGCCTGGGAGCCGTGCGACCCGGCGATGCATTCATCTCACTGGGCACTTCCGGCGTATTGTGGGCAACAACCGCCGGCTTCGCGCCCAACCCGGGTGAAGCCGTCCACGCCTTCTGTCATTGCCTCCCCAATACCTGGCACCAGATGGGAGTCATTCTCTCGGC
This genomic interval from Rhodospirillaceae bacterium contains the following:
- a CDS encoding LacI family DNA-binding transcriptional regulator — encoded protein: MMDHPRRPTLVDVAEVAQVSLATVDRVFNRRPGVSARTVERVEQALVKLGYRPDPAAVRLARGIRFNFCFVLPTGTNTFMAQLANQVQRSLDWLDDQNAFGDLLRVNVFDPQTLAATLRGLVGRYHGAAIVALDHPMVRDAIDELVESGMVVVTLVSDAPTSRRHRFVGIDNAAAGRTAGTLLGRFSKGSRGSVGVIAGSLALRDHADRLFGFQQVIAAEFADLSPLPTLEGHDDAVRCRELTTTLLRDHADLIGIYSIGAGTRGIVEALVAAGKEYQILFIGHELTEFSRSYLIQGSMDAVINQDSGHEARSAARVLLAHCSGQPMIDDQERIRIDIFLRDNLP
- the xylB gene encoding xylulokinase; translated protein: MFIGIDLGTSSVKCILIDEDDRVVATTSDALTTSRPAPTHSEQNPESWWKATLTALDQLAGTAPGAMASVTGIGLSGQMHGAILLDAQDRVLRPCILWNDGRATTECAELEAAWPALREVTGNAAMPGFTAPKLLWIRKHEPEIFAAIARVLLPKTYLRLRLTGENVEDMSDASGTLWLDVARRDWSDAALDATGLSRRQMPRLVEGTMPTGRLRSDLAQRWGMMTPPILAGGAGDNAAGAVGLGAVRPGDAFISLGTSGVLWATTAGFAPNPGEAVHAFCHCLPNTWHQMGVILSAASCLSWLATTLGVDEAELMREVDDTVSRPSDTLFLPYLSGDRTPHNDANIRGAFIGLSHQTDRSTLIQSVMEGVAFALKDCLNALASAGTTIKGADVIGGGARSPLWLSILANVLDLPLSQVTGAEVSSAFGAARLGRMAATGEDPMTVCRPPQRAAIFTPKADLRDSYEAAYARYRIAYPRLKEIATT